TTCAGGTACTCGGCCAGCGCGTCACCCCACCAGGCGTAGAGGTCCTTGCCACGCGGGTTGGCCAGCCGGGTGCCCATTTCCAGGCGATACGGCTGCATCCAGTCCAGCGGCCGCAGCACACCATACAGCCCGCTGAGGATGCCGATGTGCGCCTGCGCCCAGTCCAGATCCGCGGGCTTGAGCGAGGTGGCATCCAGGCCCTCGTACACATCGCCGTTGAAGGCGAGGATGGCCTGCTTGCTGTTGGCCGCCGTGAACTTGGGCGACCAGGCGGCATACCGCGCCACGTTCAGCGTGGCCAGCGGGTCGCTCAGGTCCATCAGCGAGGCAATCTGGGCCGGGGTGTAGGGACGCAGCACGTCGATCAGCGCAGCGGCCTCGTCGGCGAACTCGGGCAGCGTGTGGCGGTCGGTGACGGGCGGGGCCTCGTAATCAAGGCTCTTGGCGGGGGACAGCAGGAGGAGCATAAGGTGGTCAACGCACCATTGAAAAGCAATGGTACCGATCATAGGTGGAGCTTTGGCCCCGCGCCAACCGCGGCAGGCCAAGCCGCCTAGAATCAAGCCCTCCCCAACAGCCCCCCGCGCCGCGTCGCGCGCCCGTGCCATGGCCGTCTACCGCATCAAGGACCAGGTTCCACAGCTGCACCCCAGCGCCTTCGTCGCCGAATCGGCCGACGTCATGGGCCAGGTGATCCTGTCCGAAGGCAGCAGCGTGTGGCCGCAGGCCGTGCTGCGCGGGGACAACGAGCCCATCACGCTGGGCGAACGCTCGAACGTGCAGGAAGGCGCCGTGCTGCACACTGACATCGGCTTTCCGCTCACCATCGGTGCCGACGTGACCGTCGGTCACCAGGCCATGCTGCACGGCTGCACCATCGGTGACGGTGCGCTGATCGGCATCCAGGCCGTCGTGCTCAACGGCGCGGTGATCGGCAAGGAGTGCCTGGTCGGTGCGGGCGCCCTCGTCACCGAAGGCAAGGTGTTCGAGGACGGCATGCTGATCCTCGGTCAGCCCGCCAAGGCCGTGCGGCCACTGAACGACGCCGAGCGCATGCGCATGCGCATCGGCACCGCGCTCTATGTCACCAAGAGCGCCCAATACAAGACCGACCTGGTGCGCATCGACGTGCCGGGCACCCCTTCCCATGAATGAATTGCACAAGTTCCTGTTCGAAGGCCTGCCGGTTCGCGGCATGCTGGTCCGCCTGACCGACAGCTGGCAGACCCTCCTGGCCCGCCGCAGCGAAGGCGAAGCGCTGGACGCCCCGGTGCGCAAGCTGCTGGGCGAAATGAGCGCCGCGGGCGTGCTGCTGCAGGCCAACATCAAGTTCAACGGCGCGGTGGTGCTGCAGGTGTTCGGCGATGGCCCGGTGAAGCTGGCCGTGACCGAAGTGCAGCCCGACCTGTCGTTCCGCAGCACGGCCAAGGTGATCGGCGAGCTGCCGGGCACCGACGACGGCCACCTGCCGCTGGAGGTGATGGTGAACGTCGCCGGTGGCGGGCGCTGCGCCATCACCCTCGACCCGAAGGACCGTCTGCCCGGTCAGCAGCCCTACCAGGGCATCGTGCCACTGCACGGTGACGCCGGCGAGCCGCTGCACCAACTGAGCGACGTGCTGGCGCACTACATGCTGCAGTCCGAGCAGCTCGACACGCGCCTGGTGCTGGCCGCCAACGACGAGGTGGCCGCAGGCCTGCTCATCCAGCGTCTGCCGGTGGAGGGTGAAGGGAACCTGGCGGGCACGCAGCGCAACGAAGACGAGATCGGCCTCAACGAGCACTTCAACCGCATCGCACACCTGGCGGCCACGCTGAAACAGGAAGAGCTGCTGACGCTGGACGTGGACACCATCCTGCGTCGCCTGTTCTGGGAAGAGGACCTGCGCCGCTTCGAGCCACAAGCCGGCCCCACCGGCCCGCGCTTCGCATGCACCTGCTCGCGCGAGAAGGTCTCCAACATGCTGCGCAGCCTGGGTGTCGATGAAGTCGAGAGCATCCTGGCCG
This is a stretch of genomic DNA from Aquabacterium olei. It encodes these proteins:
- the yaaA gene encoding peroxide stress protein YaaA, whose protein sequence is MLLLLSPAKSLDYEAPPVTDRHTLPEFADEAAALIDVLRPYTPAQIASLMDLSDPLATLNVARYAAWSPKFTAANSKQAILAFNGDVYEGLDATSLKPADLDWAQAHIGILSGLYGVLRPLDWMQPYRLEMGTRLANPRGKDLYAWWGDALAEYLNRRLAEQGDDLVINLASQEYFKSVKRKALKARVVECVFEDWKAGQWKIISFHAKRARGLMARHAVLKRARSTADLLDFSAEGYAHDPAASEADRLVFRRKVAA
- a CDS encoding gamma carbonic anhydrase family protein, producing the protein MAVYRIKDQVPQLHPSAFVAESADVMGQVILSEGSSVWPQAVLRGDNEPITLGERSNVQEGAVLHTDIGFPLTIGADVTVGHQAMLHGCTIGDGALIGIQAVVLNGAVIGKECLVGAGALVTEGKVFEDGMLILGQPAKAVRPLNDAERMRMRIGTALYVTKSAQYKTDLVRIDVPGTPSHE
- a CDS encoding Hsp33 family molecular chaperone HslO, which translates into the protein MNELHKFLFEGLPVRGMLVRLTDSWQTLLARRSEGEALDAPVRKLLGEMSAAGVLLQANIKFNGAVVLQVFGDGPVKLAVTEVQPDLSFRSTAKVIGELPGTDDGHLPLEVMVNVAGGGRCAITLDPKDRLPGQQPYQGIVPLHGDAGEPLHQLSDVLAHYMLQSEQLDTRLVLAANDEVAAGLLIQRLPVEGEGNLAGTQRNEDEIGLNEHFNRIAHLAATLKQEELLTLDVDTILRRLFWEEDLRRFEPQAGPTGPRFACTCSREKVSNMLRSLGVDEVESILAEQGQVDIGCDFCGMHYTFDPVDAAALFTGGAESPPSSGSLQ